A segment of the Acidobacteriota bacterium genome:
TGAGAGAAAAACAGCCCGAGAGGCCAAAAAAGCCGCTCAATTGTGATCGCGGCTTCAGTCTTTTGGAGGTATTGACCGCTATAGTGATCCTGCTGGCGGCTCTCCTGTCGCTGCTGCCGGTAGTGGCCGGCAGCGTCGATCAGTACCGCCAGGCCCGCCAACGCTGGACTGCGGCGGTCGAAGCCTGGAACCGGGCTCAACGCCTGCGGGCAGATCCGGCGGGGGAGGGAGACGTGTTTCAACCGGCCGCCCGAGCCTTGCCGCTGAAACGCCTGCTGCTGGAAACGGACGGCGGCGGTCAAGGGCGCCACGCAGAGAGAATCAAGCTTCGCTGGGAGGTAATTCATGGCCTCAGATGACAACAGGACAAGAAAAGGCGGAGGCCAGGATGGATTCTCTCTCCTCGAAGCCTTGCTGGCCCTGGCGCTGGGACTGGTGATCCTGAGCGCCTTTCTGGCCGCTTTGCAACCCATGCAGACCTGGGCCTCCGACCTGAGCCGTCTGGCCGCCGGCAACGGCGCCGTGTGGACGGTTCCCTCGCTGCTGGCCGGATGGCTGGCTCCGGCGGGCAACGGACGCCACCAGCAGGGCTGGCCCGGAGTGCAGGTTTCCAACGGCATCCTGGCGCTGCAAAGCGACCTGGAAGGAGCAGGCAGCTTTCCCGACGGCGACCTGGGCGAACCCTTCGAATTCCTGCGCCTTCGGGT
Coding sequences within it:
- a CDS encoding prepilin-type N-terminal cleavage/methylation domain-containing protein is translated as MREKQPERPKKPLNCDRGFSLLEVLTAIVILLAALLSLLPVVAGSVDQYRQARQRWTAAVEAWNRAQRLRADPAGEGDVFQPAARALPLKRLLLETDGGGQGRHAERIKLRWEVIHGLR